The proteins below are encoded in one region of Silene latifolia isolate original U9 population chromosome 2, ASM4854445v1, whole genome shotgun sequence:
- the LOC141629748 gene encoding calmodulin-binding protein 60 B-like, giving the protein MVLKRQFDEEGSDKSLQSNHSQTLPTKFQKAVKYVMQEASVLEIAEKIALILEPTLRKVMKEELEQHIAAYFQPSPRRPHAHQLESSPPRGFQLLFTKKLPSTLFTNSRVEGEDHTPVQVQLVDANLKNLIYNGQLSSVKVEIVVLSGDFAANEGENWSRREFDDNIVRERDGKRPLLIGDVSILLVNGVAYLKNVSFTDNSSWIRCRKFRLGVRAVSSALTGAGIKEAVSEAFVVLDHRGESYQKHSKPSLDDPVWRLRKISKLGASRKKLESHGIKTVKDFLMHYYMNPSSLRNVLGKGVANRAWDTMVRHANDGHLDNNCYIYCGESENVVLLFNCVYKVVAVKFTGQDYQTVDSLDTRQKALVEKLKQSAFLNVNELVPVHSSAVVFPFESPTIENLVPFSSPYVQHGGFSMIDQGEPAEQQLDFNQSDTSSYPCAAEEGGYPPEDDSASQTGQPVPVQWFAESSFMAGNNSSSVPSDEGYNWNIDSPLTPYVPNISSELTAWEQDDELLTILTSTAHNSAPFQNPDYGVNRSPKARWCKIRAAIMWKIVRRNAAARRKGKFPFRYY; this is encoded by the exons ATGGTATTAAAGAGGCAATTTGATGAGGAAGGGAGTGATAAATCATTACAATCTAATCACTCCCAAACCCTACCAACCAAATTTCAAAA AGCTGTCAAGTATGTAATGCAAGAAGCTTCTGTACTAGAAATTGCAGAAAAAATAGCCTTAATACTTGAACCTACCCTCCGCAAAGTG ATGAAAGAAGAACTGGAACAGCATATTGCTGCTTATTTTCAGCCATCTCCAAG ACGGCCACATgctcaccaacttgagtcttctCCTCCAAGAGGATTTCAACTTCTTTTCACCAAGAAATTGCCATCCACACTCTTTACAAATAGCAGGGTAGAGGGCGAGGATCATACCCCTGTTCAAGTACAGCTAGTTGATGCAAACTTGAAGAATCTGATTTACAATGGTCAGTTGTCCTcagtcaaggtggagattgttgTTCTTAGTGGTGATTTTGCAGCAAATGAGGGAGAAAATTGGAGCAGAAGGGAGTTCGATGATAACATTGTGCGTGAAAGAGATGGCAAACGACCATTGTTGATTGGAGACGTTTCTATTCTGCTTGTCAATGGTGTTGCTTACCTTAAAAATGTTAGCTTTACTGATAATTCAAGCTGGATAAGGTGTCGAAAGTTCAGGTTGGGAGTTCGAGCAGTATCTAGTGCTCTTACTGGAGCTGGGATCAAGGAAGCTGTCAGCGAGGCTTTTGTGGTTTTGGACCATCGCGGAGAAT CCTATCAGAAGCACAGTAAACCATCCTTAGATGATCCAGTGTGGCGTTTGAGGAAGATATCGAAACTGGGAGCATCACGGAAGAAACTAGAGTCACATGGAATCAAGACAGTGAAGGACTTCCTGATGCATTACTACATGAATCCCTCATCTCTTCGTAAT GTCCTCGGAAAAGGAGTCGCTAATAGGGCATGGGACACAATGGTGAGGCACGCTAACGACGGTCATCTGGACAACAATTGCTATATTTACTGCGGTGAATCTGAGAATGTTGTGCTTCTGTTTAATTGCGTCTACAAAGTCGTTGCAGTCAAGTTCACTGGCCAAGATTATCAGACAGTCGATTCTCTTGATACTCGCCAAAAG GCTCTGGTGGAAAAGCTGAAGCAATCTGCATTTTTGAATGTAAATGAGCTTGTTCCAGTTCACAGTTCAGCAGTTGTTTTTCCTTTCGAGTCACCAACTATTGAGAACCTAGTCCCATTTTCTAGTCCATATGTGCAGCATGGCGGTTTCTCAATGATAGATCAAG GTGAACCAGCAGAACAGCAGCTTGATTTTAATCAGTCAGATACATCATCATACCCGTGTGCAGCTGAAGAAGGCGGTTATCCACCGGAAGATGACTCTGCATCTCAAACAGGCCAACCAGTCCCGGTCCAATGGTTTGCTGAATCATCCTTCATGGCAGGCAATAATTCGTCTTCTGTACCCTCTGATGAAGGGTATAATTGGAACATAGACAGTCCACTTACACCATATGTCCCCAACATCAGTTCTGAACTCACGGCATGGGAGCAAGACGATGAGCTTCTTACAATTTTGACCTCAACCGCTCATAACAGCGCTCCATTTCAAAATCCAGATTATGGTGTCAACAGATCACCTAAGGCTAGGTGGTGTAAGATTCGCGCTGCTATCATGTGGAAAATTGTTAGGCGAAATGCTGCTGCTCGGAGGAAAGGAAAGTTTCCTTTTCGCTATTATTAG
- the LOC141640877 gene encoding uncharacterized protein LOC141640877, with the protein MNNGLMIKERLYQYNCCTDDRCCICDSDTESQDHLFGECHYSKQILRLIEQWCGFRILVSFSHPRTGRSAGAWLKHIVHSLIWTAYYYYVWNQRNNARINFQLLKPGAVAEMIKEDVRRKLRRNREKKYTRVDNTWLQKWGVAIVL; encoded by the coding sequence ATGAATAATGGCCTGATGATTAAAGAGAGACTATATCAGTACAACTGTTGCACTGATGACAGATGCTGCATATGTGACAGTGACACTGAAAGTCAGGATCACTTGTTTGGTGAATGTCATTATAGTAAACAGATTTTAAGACTGATTGAGCAATGGTGTGGCTTCAGGATACTTGTCAGCTTCTCTCATCCAAGGACTGGCAGGAGTGCAGGGGCATGGCTTAAGCATATCGTGCATAGCCTCATTTGGACTGCTTACTATTACTATGTTTGGAATCAAAGGAATAATGCAAGGATTAATTTTCAACTTCTGAAACCTGGTGCTGTTGCTGAAATGATCAAAGAGGATGTCAGAAGGAAGCTAAGGAGAAATAGGGAAAAAAAGTACACAAGGGTAGATAATACCTGGCTGCAAAAATGGGGTGTTGCAATAGTTTTGTAG